CCGGGGCGTCGGGCACCGACTGGCGCGCCGCACTCACGCAGGCCGGCGCCGGACCGTCGCCGGTGAGTCCCGCACCGGCGCCGGCAGCGGCACCCGCCGCCCGAGAGCGTCCGCCCGTCCCGCCACCCGAGCCGCCGCGCAGCCAGCCGGTGCAGCCGGTGGCCGAGCCCGCCGCCGTGGTCCCGCCGCCCACGGGCGCGCCGACGCCACTGCCGCCCGCGGGCCTCGTGGTCGGCACCGCATCGCGCGAACTCTTCGGGGGTGATCCCCCGCAGTTCGCGTCGCTGGACCAGATCGCCGACGCGGTGCGCGGCTGCACCAAGTGCACGCTGTACAGCGGCGCCAAGCAGGCCGTGCCCGGCGAGGGCAATCCCGACGCCGACTTCATGTGCGTGGGCGAGGCCCCGGGCGCCGTGGAGGACGAGACGGGGCGCCCGTTCGTCGGCCAGGCCGGCCAGCTCCTGACCAAGATCCTCGAAGCGATCGATCTCAAGCGCGAAGACGTGTTCATCGGCAACGTGCTCAAGCACCGTCCGCCGGGTAATCGCAACCCGCTGCCCGACGAGGTCCGGGCATGCAGCCCGTACCTCATCCGCCAGATCGAACTGATCCGGCCCAAGGTCATCCTCGCCCTCGGGACCTTCGCCGCCCAGACGCTCCTGGACACCAAGCTCACGATCGGCAAGCTTCGCGGTCAGATTCACCGATACTATGGCGTGCCGTTGATCGTCACTTATCACCCGGCCGCCCTACTCCGAAACCCCTCCTGGAAGCGACCCACCTGGGAAGATGTCCAGCTCGCCCGCCGAATACTCGATGACGCCCGCGCACGAGGGTGACGCCTTCCGGGATCGGCAGCCGCCGTATTCCGAAGACGCCGAAGTCGCCGTCCTGTCCGCCATGCTCATGGACCAGGACGCGATTCTGCGCGCCGTGGAGGTGCTCGACGACGCGATGTTCTACGTCGAGCGGAACCGCCGCGTGTTCCGCGCCATGGCCGCCATCACCCAGCGAAGCACGGTCGTCGATCCGCTCACGCTCGCCGACGAGCTCACCCGCCGCGGGGATCTCGAAGCCGCCGGCGGCAAGGAATACATCGGGTTCCTGGTCGACGCCGTGCCCACGGCGGCCAACGTCGAGTACCACGCCAAGATCGTCCGTGAGAAGGCGCTCATCCGGTCGCTCATCCAGGTGTCCACCGGCATCGTCACCGACGCCTACGCCGGCCAGCACACCTCCGCCGAGCTGCTCGACGCCGCGGAATCCCGCATCTTCCAGGTCAGCCAGCAGCGCCAGAACGAGGGCTTCACGCGCATCAAGGAGCTGATGTGGCCCGCGATGGAGCGCATCGAAGCGCTCCAGCGCGGCGGCAAGACGATCACCGGCGTGGGAAGCGGCTTCAACGATCTCGACGAGATCACTTCGGGATTCCAGAATGCCGACCTGATCATCGTCGCGGCGCGTCCCTCGATGGGGAAGACGGCGTTCACGCTGAACATCGCGCAGCACGCGGCCATCGAGCACAACACGCCGGTGGCGTTCTTCTCGCTCGAGATGAGCAAGGAAGCGCTGGTGCAGCGCATGCTCACCAGCGAAGCCCGCGTGGACGCGCAGCGGCTGCGCAAGGCCACGCTGCGCGACGACGACCTGCCGCGGCTGGCGCGCGCCGCCGGGATCCTCAGTTCGGCGCCGATCTGGATCGACGACACGCCCGGCATCACGCTCCTCGAGATGCGCTCCAAGGCGCGCCGCCTCAAGGTGGACGCCAACGTCGGGCTCGTCATCGTGGACTATCTGCAACTGATGTCCGGGCCGTCCAACTCCGAGAGCCGCCAGCAGGAGGTCAGCCAGATCTCGCGCGGCCTCAAGGCGCTGGCCAAGGAGTTGGCGGTGCCCGTCGTGGCGCTGTCGCAGCTCTCCCGCGCGCCCGAACTCCGCACCGGCGAGAACAAACGGCCACAACTGTCCGACCTGCGGGAATCTGGTGCCATCGAACAGGACGCCGACCTTATCATGTTCCTCTACCGTCAGGAATTCTACGACGGTCCGACGGACAAGGACGGCAACTCCCTCGAAGGCAAGGCGGAAGTCATCGTGGGCAAGCAGCGCAACGGCCCAACCGGCATCGTGAACCTGTACTTCCACAAGCACTACACGCGGTTCGAGAACTACGCGCAGCGCGTCGTGGGCCCGTGAGCCCCAAGGCACGGACCGCCTACCGCTGCACGGAGTGCGGGGCGGAGCACGCCAAGTGGGCCGGCCGGTGCGAGAGTTGCGGCGAGTGGAACGCCCTGGTCGAGGAGCCGGTCACGCCCAAGGCCACGGCGGGCTCGGGCGCCCAGCGCCGCGCCGCGGGAGTCCGCGCGTTCGGACACGGCGGCAGTGTCGCCCCGGCGCCGCGGCTGCGCGAGGTCCAGGGCGGCGCCACGGCACGCTGGCCCACCCGGCTCGATGAATTCGACTTCGTGCTGGGCGGCGGCCTCGTGCCCGGCTCGATGGTGCTCGTGGGCGGCGAGCCCGGCATCGGCAAGTCCACGCTGCTGCTGCAGGTCGCGGCGCAGCTCGAAGCCGCGGGCCGGCCCACGCTGTATGCCTCCGGCGAGGAATCGGCGTTCCAGGTCAAGCTGCGCGCCGACCGCCTCGGCGGCTCGGCCGCCGAAGTGCCGTTGCTCGCCGAGACCAACCTGGAAACGGTCATCGCCACCGCCGCCGAGCGCGCCCCGGCGCTGCTCGTGGTCGACTCCATCCAGACGCTGTTCACCACCGATCTCGAAGGCGCGCCGGGCAACGTGGGCCAGGTGCGCGAGTGCGCGGCCCGCCTCATGCGCTTTGCCAAGGAGAGCGGCACCGCGGTCATGGTCGTGGGGCACGTCACCAAGGGCGGAGGCATCGCCGGCCCCAAGACGCTCGAACACATCGTCGACACGGTGCTCTACTTCGAAGGGGACGGCACGCTCGACTACCGCGTGCTGCGCGCCACCAAGAACCGGTTCGGCAGCGTGGACGAGATCGGCGTCTTCCGGATGACGCAGCAGGGGCTCGAGCCGGTGGCCAATCCGTCCGAGCTCTTTCTCGGCGACCGCCTCGCGTCCGCGTCGGGCAGCGCCGTCACCGCGCTGCTCGAGGGCTCGCGCCCCATGCTGCTCGAGGTCCAGGCACTCGTCACCAAGGCCGGCTTCGGCACGCCGCAGCGCGTGAGCACCGGACTCGAAGGACGCCGGCTGGCCCTCCTCCTCGCCGTGCTCGACAAACGCGCCGGCCTCACGTTCGCGCAGCTCGACGTCTTCGTGAACGTCGTCGGCGGCATGCGGCTGCAGGAGCCAGCCGGCGATCTGGCCGTCGCCGCCGCCCTCGCGTCCAGCATCCACGATCGCGCGCTCCCGCCCGACGTGATCTTCCTGGGCGAGGTCGGACTGGGCGGCGAGGTCCGCCCCGTGTCGCAAGCCGAACGGCGCCTGGCCGAAGCCGCCAACCAGGGAATCACCACGGCGTATCTTGCCGAGCGCGGCATTCCCAAGCGTCGTGATCCGCGCATCCGCACGGTGGGCATCCGCACGGTGGACCAACTGTTCGGGCGGCTGTTCGGATGACGCCGCGCGACGTGGGCGTGGTGATCGTCGCCGCCGGCGCCGGCACGCGCGCGGGAGGCGAGGAACTCAAGCAGTTCCGGTGGATCGCCGGCAAGCCGATGCTCCTGCACTCCCTCCAGACCTTCATGGCGCATCCCCGCGTGCTCACCGTGGTGTGCGTGCTGCCGCAGCGCTTCGCCGGCGATCCGCCGCCCTGGATCTTCCAGTGCGACGTGGACCGCCTGCTCGTCTCGGTGGGCGGCCGCACGCGCACCGAGTCGGTGGCCAACGGACTCGACGATCTCGCCGACGAGGCGCAGATCGTGCTCGTCCACGACGCCGCGCGGCCGTTCGTGGATCTGGCCACGATCGACCGCGTGATCGCGGGCGTGGAGCAGGGCACGGCCACGGTGGCCGCGATGCCGGTCGTGGACACGCTCAAGGAACTCGACGACGCCATGCAGGTGGTGCGCACGGTGGACCGCGCGCGCCTCTGGCGCGCCCAGACGCCGCAGGGATTTTCCCGCGAGACGATCGTGCGCGTGCATCGCGCGGCCCACGCGCGGCGCCTCCAGGCCACCGACGACGCCGCGCTGTGCGAGCAGTTGGGAGTCCCGGTGGCCGCGGTCCGCGGCAGCGAACGCGCGCTCAAGGTCACCGAGGAGGCCGACTTCGCGCGCGCCGAGGCGCTGTTCCCGCTCGCGCCATGAGAGCCGACTCGCTCAGCTATCCGTTCTGGTCGGACGAGGAGATCACCGCCGCGATCCGCCCCGCGCTCGAGCAGATGGAGCGGCGCCGCGTCCTCGCGTATCCCACCGAGACCGTGTACGGGTTCGGCGGCGCGATCGATCGCGATTCGGTCGCCGCGCTCATCCGCCTCAAGCGGCGTCCGCCCGGCAAACCGTTTCTGCTGCTCGTCGACGGCAGCGAGACGCTCGCTCGGCTGGATCTGTCGCTGCCCAGCTACGCGGCCAATCTCGCCGCCCGCCACTGGCCCGGCCCACTCACGCTCGTGCTGGCGGGCGGCGAGCGCCGCGTGTCCTCCCAGCTCCGCGGCCCGGAGGGCGGCGTGGCCGTGCGCTGGACCAGCCACCCGGGCATCGCGCGGCTCATCCGCGCCCACGGCGACGCCATGACTTCAACGAGCGCCAACCGCCCGGGGGTTCCGCCGGCCACCACCGCGGGGGAGATTCTGGCCCAGTGGGGCGAGGCCGTGGCCCGGGGCGATCTCCGCGTCCTCGACGGCGGTCGCCTCGCGCCCTCGCCGCCGTCAACCGTGGTGGACTGCATGGGTCGTCATCCGCGCGTGATCCGTCCGGGCGCCATTCCGGCCCGCGTGCTCAGGGAGAGCGTTCCCACACTCATCGGAGACGCTTGAGCCGTGCGCATCCTGTTCGTGTGCACCGGCAATACCTGCCGCAGCGCGCTGGCCGAAGCCATCGCCCGCAAGCTGACCATCGAGCGCGGCATCGTGGACATCGACGTGGCCAGCGCCGGCACGAGCGCGTGGGACGGTGCGTCGGCGTCCGATGGCGCCCTGCTCGTGGGCCTGGAACGCGGGCTCGACTTGAACGCGCATCGGTCGCGGCAGCTCGATCGTGATCTCGTGCAGTCGGCCGATCTCGTGCTGGCCATGGGACCCCATCACCTGGAACGCATCGAGGCGCTGGGCGGCGCGGGCAAGGGCCACCTGCTCACCGCGTACGCGTCGCGCGGCACGCAGGCCCGTCCGGTGAACGACCCGATGGGTGGCGAACTCGACGTGTACCGCGCCACCGCGGACGAGCTGGAGCGCGAGGTGCTGCTGGTCCTCGATCGCGTCGCGGCTGAACACGGCTCGGGACCGGCGTGAATCCGCGTCCCGGGCGGCTGGTGCTGCTGGGGCACCCGGTGGGCCATTCGCTCTCTCCCCGGTTCCAGAACGCCGCGCTGCGCGCCGCCGGCATCCCGCTGGTCTATGAGCCGCTGGACGTGGCTCCCGCCGACCTCGACGCCGTGCTCGAGGCGCTGATCGCCCAGGGGGCGGCGGGCAATGTGACCATCCCCCACAAGACGCACGTCGCCGCGCGTTGCGCGCGTCTCGCGCCGCTGGCCGAGCGCACGGGCGCCGTCAACACCTTCTGGACCGACGGGAACGTGCTCGTGGGCGACAACACCGACGTCGATGGCTTCGACGCCGCGGTGCGCGCCCTCATGGGCGGAGCGCCCTCGGGCGCGGAGATCGGCGTGGTGGGCGCCGGCGGCGCCGCGGCGGCGGTTCTCGCCGCAATCGAACGATGGGACGGCTGCCGCGCGCGGCTGTACAATCGCACGGTGGACCGGGCGCACCACCTGGCGGCACGCTTTGCCGGCGTCACGCAGGTGGTCCGGTCTGCCGAGGACGCGGTGTCCGGCGCCGCCCTCGTCGTCAACGCCACGGCGATCGGACTCGCCGACGACTCCCTGCCGTTCCCGCTCGATGCGCTGCTTCCCGACGCTGCCGTGCTCGATCTCGTGTACCGCCCCGGACGCACCCCGCTGGTTCGATCGGCTGCGG
Above is a genomic segment from Gemmatimonadaceae bacterium containing:
- a CDS encoding uracil-DNA glycosylase — translated: MDAREQLRRYLEQRREMGESEMVLDGLSVEDALRMLGAGDRTGASGTDWRAALTQAGAGPSPVSPAPAPAAAPAARERPPVPPPEPPRSQPVQPVAEPAAVVPPPTGAPTPLPPAGLVVGTASRELFGGDPPQFASLDQIADAVRGCTKCTLYSGAKQAVPGEGNPDADFMCVGEAPGAVEDETGRPFVGQAGQLLTKILEAIDLKREDVFIGNVLKHRPPGNRNPLPDEVRACSPYLIRQIELIRPKVILALGTFAAQTLLDTKLTIGKLRGQIHRYYGVPLIVTYHPAALLRNPSWKRPTWEDVQLARRILDDARARG
- the dnaB gene encoding replicative DNA helicase, giving the protein MSSSPAEYSMTPAHEGDAFRDRQPPYSEDAEVAVLSAMLMDQDAILRAVEVLDDAMFYVERNRRVFRAMAAITQRSTVVDPLTLADELTRRGDLEAAGGKEYIGFLVDAVPTAANVEYHAKIVREKALIRSLIQVSTGIVTDAYAGQHTSAELLDAAESRIFQVSQQRQNEGFTRIKELMWPAMERIEALQRGGKTITGVGSGFNDLDEITSGFQNADLIIVAARPSMGKTAFTLNIAQHAAIEHNTPVAFFSLEMSKEALVQRMLTSEARVDAQRLRKATLRDDDLPRLARAAGILSSAPIWIDDTPGITLLEMRSKARRLKVDANVGLVIVDYLQLMSGPSNSESRQQEVSQISRGLKALAKELAVPVVALSQLSRAPELRTGENKRPQLSDLRESGAIEQDADLIMFLYRQEFYDGPTDKDGNSLEGKAEVIVGKQRNGPTGIVNLYFHKHYTRFENYAQRVVGP
- the radA gene encoding DNA repair protein RadA, whose product is MSPKARTAYRCTECGAEHAKWAGRCESCGEWNALVEEPVTPKATAGSGAQRRAAGVRAFGHGGSVAPAPRLREVQGGATARWPTRLDEFDFVLGGGLVPGSMVLVGGEPGIGKSTLLLQVAAQLEAAGRPTLYASGEESAFQVKLRADRLGGSAAEVPLLAETNLETVIATAAERAPALLVVDSIQTLFTTDLEGAPGNVGQVRECAARLMRFAKESGTAVMVVGHVTKGGGIAGPKTLEHIVDTVLYFEGDGTLDYRVLRATKNRFGSVDEIGVFRMTQQGLEPVANPSELFLGDRLASASGSAVTALLEGSRPMLLEVQALVTKAGFGTPQRVSTGLEGRRLALLLAVLDKRAGLTFAQLDVFVNVVGGMRLQEPAGDLAVAAALASSIHDRALPPDVIFLGEVGLGGEVRPVSQAERRLAEAANQGITTAYLAERGIPKRRDPRIRTVGIRTVDQLFGRLFG
- the ispD gene encoding 2-C-methyl-D-erythritol 4-phosphate cytidylyltransferase, with translation MTPRDVGVVIVAAGAGTRAGGEELKQFRWIAGKPMLLHSLQTFMAHPRVLTVVCVLPQRFAGDPPPWIFQCDVDRLLVSVGGRTRTESVANGLDDLADEAQIVLVHDAARPFVDLATIDRVIAGVEQGTATVAAMPVVDTLKELDDAMQVVRTVDRARLWRAQTPQGFSRETIVRVHRAAHARRLQATDDAALCEQLGVPVAAVRGSERALKVTEEADFARAEALFPLAP
- a CDS encoding L-threonylcarbamoyladenylate synthase; amino-acid sequence: MRADSLSYPFWSDEEITAAIRPALEQMERRRVLAYPTETVYGFGGAIDRDSVAALIRLKRRPPGKPFLLLVDGSETLARLDLSLPSYAANLAARHWPGPLTLVLAGGERRVSSQLRGPEGGVAVRWTSHPGIARLIRAHGDAMTSTSANRPGVPPATTAGEILAQWGEAVARGDLRVLDGGRLAPSPPSTVVDCMGRHPRVIRPGAIPARVLRESVPTLIGDA
- a CDS encoding low molecular weight protein arginine phosphatase, producing MRILFVCTGNTCRSALAEAIARKLTIERGIVDIDVASAGTSAWDGASASDGALLVGLERGLDLNAHRSRQLDRDLVQSADLVLAMGPHHLERIEALGGAGKGHLLTAYASRGTQARPVNDPMGGELDVYRATADELEREVLLVLDRVAAEHGSGPA
- a CDS encoding shikimate dehydrogenase; amino-acid sequence: MNPRPGRLVLLGHPVGHSLSPRFQNAALRAAGIPLVYEPLDVAPADLDAVLEALIAQGAAGNVTIPHKTHVAARCARLAPLAERTGAVNTFWTDGNVLVGDNTDVDGFDAAVRALMGGAPSGAEIGVVGAGGAAAAVLAAIERWDGCRARLYNRTVDRAHHLAARFAGVTQVVRSAEDAVSGAALVVNATAIGLADDSLPFPLDALLPDAAVLDLVYRPGRTPLVRSAAARGHRADDGLRMLVEQGACAFERWFGVAPDRALMWATVTPGR